In Penaeus chinensis breed Huanghai No. 1 chromosome 11, ASM1920278v2, whole genome shotgun sequence, a genomic segment contains:
- the LOC125030638 gene encoding zwei Ig domain protein zig-8-like, which translates to MRCHGVSGYVARCVSVMLLSVFRASTTFGTGLIDMEYPELSTAPYFMAVGNRNVNTTVGQTAYLHCRVAQIGDIAQVSWIRKRDLHVISSGSVVFASDQRFQVLHPEKSENWTLQIKYAQERDSGVYECQINTEPKIFLSYFLTVAESRALILGPGVVKAGSAINLTCSVSQAGMEGLMYWYRDQEILDYEGPVSILTQETPEGTTSRLTIRDAAISDSGNYTCWPTSAQPSSVLINVVLEGEQPAAMQTGVGAHTCPASHLLWVLLLSLALTLLPRPR; encoded by the exons ATGAGGTGCCACGGCGTGTCTGGGTATGTGGCACGATGTGTGTCTGTaatgcttctctctgtcttcagAGCAAGCACGACTTTCGGAACTG gTCTTATCGACATGGAATACCCGGAACTATCCACTGCCCCGTACTTCATGGCCGTCGGGAACCGGAATGTTAACACGACGGTCGGACAGACGGCTTACCTGCACTGCCGCGTCGCGCAGATCGGGGACATAGCG CAAGTCTCGTGGATCCGGAAGCGGGATCTGCATGTCATCAGCTCTGGCAGCGTGGTCTTCGCGTCTGACCAGAGGTTCCAG GTGCTGCACCCGGAGAAGTCGGAGAACTGGACGCTGCAGATCAAGTACGCTCAAGAGAGAGACTCCGGAGTGTATGAATGCCAAATCAACACTGAACCGAAGAtctttctgtcttattttctcACCGTGGCTG AGTCGCGCGCGCTGATCCTTGGCCCCGGCGTCGTGAAGGCGGGCAGCGCCATCAACCTCACCTGCTCCGTCAGCCAGGCGGGAATGGAAG GACTCATGTACTGGTACCGCGACCAAGAGATCCTGGACTACGAGGGGCCGGTGTCCATCCTGACGCAGGAGACGCCGGAGGGAACCACGTCGCGCCTCACCATCAGGGACGCCGCGATCTCAGACTCCGGCAACTACACCTGCTGGCCCACCTCAGCGCAGCCCTCCTCCGTGCTCATCAACGTCGTCCTCGAGG gaGAGCAGCCAGCGGCCATGCAAACTGGTGTGGGCGCGCACACCTGTCCTGCGTCGCACCTGCTGTGggtgctgttgctctctctcgccctcacccttCTGCCTAGGCCCAGATGA